Proteins co-encoded in one Methanobrevibacter sp. genomic window:
- a CDS encoding METTL5 family protein, whose translation MKKITRKKHLEMKLQSIPTHPKPKVGLEQYTTPSVIASDLIWNAFTLGDIDGKNVIDLGCGTGVFAIASALMGANYSIGVDIDNDSIELANVTKDKLNAVNVNFIVSDICQFNESLNVDTVFQNPPFGSQKNADSGQDLKFVKKAIDLDFNVLYSFHMASTEEFLIKYYYNHNLEITHIFRYKFPIPKIYDFHTKEKQDVDVIVIRAIKK comes from the coding sequence ATGAAAAAAATTACTCGTAAAAAACATTTGGAAATGAAACTTCAATCCATTCCAACTCATCCAAAACCGAAAGTTGGTCTTGAACAGTATACTACTCCCTCAGTTATAGCTTCAGATTTAATCTGGAATGCTTTTACTCTTGGTGATATTGATGGAAAAAATGTTATTGATTTGGGTTGTGGGACTGGCGTATTTGCCATTGCATCAGCATTGATGGGTGCAAACTACTCGATTGGTGTAGATATTGATAATGATTCTATTGAATTAGCAAATGTAACTAAAGATAAATTAAATGCTGTTAATGTAAATTTCATAGTAAGTGATATTTGTCAATTTAATGAGTCATTGAATGTAGATACTGTGTTTCAAAATCCACCTTTTGGATCTCAAAAAAATGCGGATTCTGGTCAGGATTTAAAATTTGTAAAAAAAGCCATTGATTTGGATTTTAATGTTTTATATTCCTTTCATATGGCATCAACTGAAGAGTTTCTAATAAAATATTATTATAATCATAACCTGGAAATCACTCATATTTTTAGGTATAAGTTCCCGATTCCAAAAATTTAT